One window of Chamaesiphon minutus PCC 6605 genomic DNA carries:
- a CDS encoding FAD/NAD(P)-binding protein, with product MATLEYSGLILLTDSQQQPTAADKCYDLAIIGAGISSAYTLINYISLLEKQSTVEERTVALGANLGDYQARPVKIVVTEKSGDFWTGIPYGKRSGRNSLLISPLKEFIPQQLEREHFIDWLNANRAPIFDPQVYNQGKMSAKWLSDNADAIDRGQWDDLFIPRHTFGLYLQERMANLLATATAKGLIEIDLLTADAIDVQQLADGYRVDFVATETNHYFVTNKLVLAIGSPPNIAFERVSGDRQKSDPCYIDNMYEPSLDENIDRLCQSLAQLESPSQRQVLIVGSNAGTLDVLYSIHNSKAATSLIEKFFILSPNATFPHRIQTAPIQLDYTPQHLAALLKSDSFTAKQILEAVKQDVAHATSVGINISDIYSDISKLVMEALNRLNFGEQCQFVSKYAVEIGKYQRRAGGEYLDVVERAIAERKLELCKGKFVRYLPLTTGGCNCEYFDPEDRQQKVLDTPIGVVINCGGFQDVTTSSSPLIQNLIRRQICIPNESNRGFIIDKNFEASKNCYLMGPLVAGNIDGNFRVWHAESCQRIIGFSQNLATALLQSEQLDLPSVTLAPNPESANVLMNVA from the coding sequence ATGGCGACCTTGGAATATTCAGGCTTAATTTTGCTAACCGATTCGCAGCAACAGCCAACAGCGGCAGATAAATGTTACGATTTAGCAATTATTGGTGCTGGAATTTCGTCAGCATATACTCTAATTAACTATATCTCACTATTGGAGAAACAGTCTACAGTCGAAGAGCGGACGGTAGCATTAGGAGCTAATTTGGGCGATTATCAAGCTCGACCAGTTAAGATTGTCGTTACTGAAAAGTCTGGTGATTTCTGGACTGGTATTCCATATGGTAAAAGATCGGGACGCAATTCATTACTAATTTCCCCACTCAAAGAGTTCATTCCCCAGCAATTAGAACGCGAACATTTTATCGACTGGTTGAATGCAAATCGCGCTCCGATCTTCGATCCGCAGGTATATAACCAAGGCAAAATGTCAGCTAAGTGGCTGAGCGATAATGCCGATGCAATCGATCGAGGTCAGTGGGACGATCTATTTATTCCCAGACATACCTTTGGGTTGTATCTGCAAGAACGCATGGCAAATCTGTTAGCAACAGCAACTGCTAAAGGGCTAATCGAGATCGACCTCCTCACCGCAGATGCGATCGACGTTCAACAGCTTGCAGATGGTTATCGAGTAGATTTTGTCGCAACTGAAACCAATCATTACTTTGTGACAAATAAACTAGTGCTGGCGATCGGCAGTCCGCCAAATATCGCTTTTGAAAGAGTTAGTGGCGATCGACAAAAGTCAGATCCTTGCTACATCGATAACATGTACGAGCCATCGTTAGACGAGAATATCGATCGACTTTGCCAGTCATTAGCGCAGTTAGAATCGCCATCCCAACGTCAAGTCCTAATTGTCGGCTCGAATGCAGGTACTCTAGACGTACTTTACAGCATCCATAACTCCAAAGCGGCAACTAGTCTGATTGAGAAATTCTTCATCCTGTCTCCCAATGCGACATTCCCCCATCGCATCCAAACAGCACCAATTCAGCTCGATTACACGCCCCAACATTTAGCCGCGCTACTTAAATCCGACTCTTTTACAGCCAAACAAATTTTAGAAGCTGTCAAACAGGATGTGGCGCACGCGACATCTGTTGGCATAAACATTTCTGATATTTATAGTGATATTTCCAAACTAGTGATGGAAGCATTAAATAGACTCAATTTTGGCGAACAATGTCAATTTGTGTCTAAGTATGCTGTCGAAATTGGTAAGTATCAACGGCGTGCTGGTGGCGAATACTTAGATGTCGTCGAGAGGGCGATCGCCGAGCGCAAGTTAGAATTATGCAAAGGTAAGTTTGTTCGGTATTTGCCATTAACCACTGGCGGTTGTAACTGCGAATATTTCGATCCCGAAGATCGCCAACAAAAAGTGCTCGATACTCCCATTGGTGTAGTAATTAATTGCGGCGGATTCCAAGACGTGACTACTTCATCTTCGCCATTAATTCAAAATCTGATTCGGCGACAGATCTGCATCCCCAATGAATCCAACCGTGGTTTTATAATTGATAAAAACTTTGAAGCTAGCAAAAACTGTTACTTAATGGGGCCGTTAGTTGCAGGTAATATCGATGGTAACTTCCGCGTTTGGCACGCCGAAAGTTGTCAGCGCATTATTGGGTTCTCCCAAAACTTAGCAACAGCATTACTGCAATCCGAACAGTTGGATCTACCATCTGTGACGCTCGCACCCAATCCAGAGAGCGCGAACGTGCTGATGAATGTCGCTTAA